The following nucleotide sequence is from Candidatus Zixiibacteriota bacterium.
AAAAATAAGGCTGGCAGCTGATCCCACTGCCTCGATCGGCAAGGTCAATGCCATCGTCACCAGGATTATACCGGTTACGAAAATAGCCACATGCGGTGTACGCGTTTTGACGTTAATTGTGGCCATCCTTTTTGGAAGCCAGAGATCACGGCCCATTGAAAATGCCACCCGCGAAGCAGCCATGACAGTCGCATTGAGAGCAGACATGGTCGAGAGTAAACCGCCGAAGACGATTACAGCCACCCCGAAAGCGGGCATGAATCCTTCGGCCGCACGCACGATCGCGGTCTCCTTGAACTTGCCCAAAAACTGCCATCCGGGCAGACCATCGGGATTGACCGCTCCCAGTGAAACGAACAAAATCAGTAGATATATCAGCACGGTCATGCCGAGGGCGATAAAGGTCGCTCGCGGGATGTTCTTCTCCGGCTGTTTAATCTCCTCTGCAACCGTGGCGATCAGGTCATAGCCTTCAAAGGCGATAAAGGTCAGGCCCATGGCGACAATCACACCACCTAAACCAGTCGGGAAGAAGGGGGTAAAGCTCTCCATCGCCTCGGTCGGTTGCTCCATAATCTTTCTCAAACCGTAGAAGATGAAAACTGCCAGTACAATGATTTTGGAGATTGTCAGGATATTTTCGGTCTTGCCGGTAACCTCGGCGCCGCGCACGTTCAACCAGGTAAACATCACTCCGATCAAAAACGTGACCGCCAGGACGGCCTGTTCGGGTCCAACTACGCTATAAAGGCTTTCGGTCAGGCCGGGCACATATTTGTGAAAAAACTCCCAGAAATATCCGGCAAATCCGAGTGCATAGAGACTGCAGGCAACGGTATATGCAAACCATAGCATCCAGCCGGATATAAATCCGGCCGCACCCGGGAATGCCATGCGCACGAAGGAATACCCCCCGCCCGCGCGCGGAACAGCAGAGGCCAGTTCAGCATAGGCAAAAGCTGTCAGCAGAGTAACTACCCCGTTGAGCGCGAAAGCCAGAATGGAAGCGGGACCTGCCTCGCCGGCGGCCAGTCCGGTCAAAACGAAAATACCTGCCCCGATCATAGCGCCGACGCCGATCATGGTGGCATCAAAAAGCCCCAAACTGCGGGCGAAAGTTACCTGCTGGGCCTCAGGATTTTGTTTCTTTTTTTCGGACATCTTTTAAATAGCCGTTTTAACGCATATTCGCTGTCAATTTACACAATTATAAAAAGTTCAAGCTATATCCCTAATAGATTTTGTCCCAATTTAAAACTGTCTGTGAAATACTCGCCAAAATTGTTGTCTTGTGCCGGCAATCCCGGTAAATGTTTTATCTACATTAGCAATGAATAACCTTGCTGATAATCCTTTTCCCTAAGAGCGTAATGTTATGCACAGCCAGCCGGTTATTTAATTGAATTATAACATACTACTAATTGGCAATTAATAAAAACAATTAAACTCCCTTGTCTGAGTAGAGTGAGTGTAAATGACGCTCAATTAGAGAGATACAGGATATGCGTCTTCTGATAGCAGCAGGTTTTATTGGCCGCTTTGGCGAGACTGACGGTGTTGTGACAACCTATCAGAACCTCATTCCTTTCTTTGTTAAAGCAGGAATAAAGGCTGATTTCGTTGCCTATGGCGACCGGGACAATATGGAGAAGTGGGGAAGCGTCAGGGTGTTTTCTCATAGACCAAGATGTCCAATAAAAATAGATCCGATTCGGTGGGTAGATCCGGCCCTGATGATGTCGGGTAAAATCCGCCGACTGTCCTCGCGAAAGTATGATCTGGTGCAGTGCAGTACCCCGGAGTTCATGGGGCTGTGGGCTCTCAAGATCGCCCGAAAAAACAGCAGTCCGATGATCTCGCTTTATCATACCGCACTGGATCAGTACGCTGAAATCAGGACCACCCAGAAATTCGGCAAAGCCTGCGGAAAGCTGACAGGCCGGATAGTCAATCGCTGGCTGTTGCATTTTTTCAACCAGGCCCGGCTTGTGCTGGCACCTTCCGAAGCTGTACGGAGCCAGCTTTTGAACTTTCTTTCATCCGATGTCAATATAATCGCCCGTGGAATCGACGGTGAAAAATTCAACCCCGCTTACAGGATGAGATCTGACAACAAAGTGCGGGTGATATATGTCGGACGGGTGGCACCTGAGAAGAATATGCAGCTATTGGTGAAGATATTTAAAACGATCAGCGGTGCTGGACTGACTGTGGTGGGTGATGGTCCCTACTTACCGATAATGAAACGCGAGCTTCCCAATGCCAATTTCTGCGGACGTTTGAGCGGGCAGCTTCTCAGCCAGGCCTATGCCGATGGTGATATTTTCGTCTTCCCGTCACATACGGATACATTCGGCAATGTCGTTTTGGAGGCGATGAGTTCGGGACTGCCGGTGATAGTTACCGATTCGCTGGGTCCGCGCGAGATTATCGATAATGGTGTGGATGGGTTCGTTACTCACTCCGAGGAAGAATTCCGCGACGCGGTAGTCAAATTGATCGAGAATCCCGGCCTGCGCAGGACCATGGGACGTTCCGCGCGACGGGCGGCAGAACGTAGATCCTGGGAAAGTATTTTCGAGACGCTGTGCGGTTATTATGAAACCGTGCTGGGCGCGTTCCCGATGCCTGCCAGCGCTCGTAAAGCCAGCTGAAAGGATTGAATGAACATGTTGATGATTCCACTTCTGGCGACTCAGTTCAAGCTCTTCTACCTGGCCCAGGCGGCCGGCAGTTGCACTGAGTTGACTTTAAACTGCAACTTGAATTATCTCGTGAATACAATGATCAGCTACGGTGTTACCGCAGATTCGCGCATGCTGGCCAGGATCGATTCAGGATCGTTTTTCGATCTCTCAAATCCGCTCTTTTTTATCACATTCAGCGGTGCCTGCGCGGTCGTCTGCATGATGCTTCTGAATTTTTTGAGTTATAATGTGCTGAAAAGCCGTATCGTCAACTGCCGCAGGTGGGATCTCAATATCTGCTGTGGCAAAACCGACGGCGGTGGTGTCAATGCCGATATCGTGCAACATTGCGAACTTCCGCGTTTCGTGGAGATCGATAATGTCTGTGAATTGCCGTTTGCAGACAAGAGCTTCGGCCATGTGCTCTGTTCGCATACTATCGAACATGTCGATGATCCAGCCGGATTTTACAGGGAACTGAAACGGGTGGGACAGGATGTGACAATAGTGCTTCCACCGCTTTGGGATATCTCCGCGGCGTTCAATTTCCTCGAGCATCGCCATCTCTTCCTGACATTTAAAAAAGAACATCAAACCTTGCCCCCATATATTCGCCTGCCGTTTGCGAGAACAGTACAGAGAATCTTCAAGCAGCGCATTCATGCGTAAGGAGACTCCGGGACCTGAAAATTTTAACGAAATAAGCATCGAAAGGAAAGCAGGCACTATGAAAATCAGTGTTATCGGAACAGGGTATGTCGGTCTTGTTGCCGGAACCTGCCTTGCCGAGTTCGGCCATGAGGTTACCTGTATCGACAGGATAAAAGAGAAGATCGACTGCCTCAAAAGCGGGAAATGCCCGATCCATGAAGAAGGTCTGGAAGATCTGATCAAAAAGAATGCCGCTGCCGGCAGGCTCGATTTCAGCACCGACTTGGCCACCAGCGTTTCAAACAGCCAGGCTGTCTTTCTGGGAGTGGGGACTCCCGAGGGACCGAGCGGTAAAACCGATTTGAGCGCATTAAGAGGCGCGGCCAGACAGGTCGCCCAAAATATGCGCGGTTACACCCTGGTTGTGATTAAGTCGACTGTGCCGGTCGGAACAGCGGAAGAAATCAGCAGATTGATCAACCACAATATTCGTCACCTGGCCACATTCGACATAGTCTCCAACCCGGAATTTTTGCGCCAGGGTACCGCGGTTTATGATTTCTTGAACCCGGAAAGAGTGATCCTGGGGGCTTCCTCTGAAACCGGCGTGAAATTGATTCGTGAAATCTACGAATCGTTTGTCGAGCGCGATATTCCGATAATTGAAACTACCAATGAGACCGCGGAAGTTATCAAGTACGCCGCCAATTCATTTCTTGCTGTCAAGATATCATTTATCAACGAGATGGCCAGCATCTGCCAGAAAGTCAATGCCGATATCAGCCAGATCTCACGCGCCCTGGGAATGGATCGCCGGATCGCTCCTGGATGCCTCAATCCGGGTCCAGGTTTCGGTGGATCATGTCTGCCCAAGGATGTTAAGTCTTTGATATACACCGCCCGCGGAGCAAAGTATCGTTTTCGCCTGGGACGCGCCGCACTCGATGTCAACAAACATCAGCACAAAGCTGTGGTCGACAAACTCAGACAGACCCTCGGATCACTGCGTCGCAAACGAATCGCCCTGCTGGGGGTGGCGTTCAAGGCCAATACCGATGATACCCGCGAATCACCGGCAATCCATATCGCCCGCAGGCTCTACAGAGAAGGCGCTGAGCTGGTCGCCTATGACCCGGTGGCTATGAAGCTGGGAAAAATCGATATTCCCGAGGTGGCTTTTGTCGACTCGGCCTATGATGCCTGCTACAATGCCGATGCGACCCTGCTT
It contains:
- a CDS encoding amino acid permease → MSEKKKQNPEAQQVTFARSLGLFDATMIGVGAMIGAGIFVLTGLAAGEAGPASILAFALNGVVTLLTAFAYAELASAVPRAGGGYSFVRMAFPGAAGFISGWMLWFAYTVACSLYALGFAGYFWEFFHKYVPGLTESLYSVVGPEQAVLAVTFLIGVMFTWLNVRGAEVTGKTENILTISKIIVLAVFIFYGLRKIMEQPTEAMESFTPFFPTGLGGVIVAMGLTFIAFEGYDLIATVAEEIKQPEKNIPRATFIALGMTVLIYLLILFVSLGAVNPDGLPGWQFLGKFKETAIVRAAEGFMPAFGVAVIVFGGLLSTMSALNATVMAASRVAFSMGRDLWLPKRMATINVKTRTPHVAIFVTGIILVTMALTLPIEAVGSAASLIF
- a CDS encoding glycosyltransferase produces the protein MRLLIAAGFIGRFGETDGVVTTYQNLIPFFVKAGIKADFVAYGDRDNMEKWGSVRVFSHRPRCPIKIDPIRWVDPALMMSGKIRRLSSRKYDLVQCSTPEFMGLWALKIARKNSSPMISLYHTALDQYAEIRTTQKFGKACGKLTGRIVNRWLLHFFNQARLVLAPSEAVRSQLLNFLSSDVNIIARGIDGEKFNPAYRMRSDNKVRVIYVGRVAPEKNMQLLVKIFKTISGAGLTVVGDGPYLPIMKRELPNANFCGRLSGQLLSQAYADGDIFVFPSHTDTFGNVVLEAMSSGLPVIVTDSLGPREIIDNGVDGFVTHSEEEFRDAVVKLIENPGLRRTMGRSARRAAERRSWESIFETLCGYYETVLGAFPMPASARKAS
- a CDS encoding methyltransferase domain-containing protein is translated as MLLNFLSYNVLKSRIVNCRRWDLNICCGKTDGGGVNADIVQHCELPRFVEIDNVCELPFADKSFGHVLCSHTIEHVDDPAGFYRELKRVGQDVTIVLPPLWDISAAFNFLEHRHLFLTFKKEHQTLPPYIRLPFARTVQRIFKQRIHA
- a CDS encoding nucleotide sugar dehydrogenase, which translates into the protein MRKETPGPENFNEISIERKAGTMKISVIGTGYVGLVAGTCLAEFGHEVTCIDRIKEKIDCLKSGKCPIHEEGLEDLIKKNAAAGRLDFSTDLATSVSNSQAVFLGVGTPEGPSGKTDLSALRGAARQVAQNMRGYTLVVIKSTVPVGTAEEISRLINHNIRHLATFDIVSNPEFLRQGTAVYDFLNPERVILGASSETGVKLIREIYESFVERDIPIIETTNETAEVIKYAANSFLAVKISFINEMASICQKVNADISQISRALGMDRRIAPGCLNPGPGFGGSCLPKDVKSLIYTARGAKYRFRLGRAALDVNKHQHKAVVDKLRQTLGSLRRKRIALLGVAFKANTDDTRESPAIHIARRLYREGAELVAYDPVAMKLGKIDIPEVAFVDSAYDACYNADATLLLTEWQEFRELDFARIKMLMARPVLHDTRNCLDGQKMIALGFEYKDNGRMTRPSAIGTSRQVEASSLSLNFESSSGKHEKISPPVSASGAVALGKS